The window GGCGGGGTCGGCGAGGGCGGCGAAGTCGTAGGTCCCGGGCAGGTAGCGGGCGGCGCGGCCCACGCGTTCGGCGAGGTGGGCGTGCGGGCCGTCGAGAGCGGCCCAGACCGCGTTGTCGAGGACGGCCGTGCCGGCCGGGGCGGGGGCTCCGCCCGCGCGGAGGTCGGTCGTTGGGGCCACGGAGGCGGAGTCCCTTCTCGGCTCGGTGTCACTGGTCGGGACGGCTGGACCGTCAGGAGTTGTCCAGCGGCAGGCCGGGCGGGTTGACCTCCGACTTGGCCACGGCCTCGTTGGAGAGGTTGTAGGCGGCCAGCCACTTGGCGTACTGCCCGTGCTCGATGAGGTAGTTGATGGCGTCGGCGAGCGGCTCGGCGAGACCGCTGTCCTTCTTGGCGGTCGCGGCGATCAGTCCCTGGAGCGTCTCACCGGCCCCGGAGAAAGTGCCCGCGTTGCGGGTGGGGTTGGGCGTGTCGGCGGTCTGCCGGGCCCGGTAGGCGACGCTGGGGTTCGGGCCGAAGAAGGCGTCGATCTTGCCGCTGCCGAGCGCCAGGTTGATGGAGTTCTGGTCGGGGAAGTACTTGACGGTGAGCTTCTTGCCCTCCTTGGCCAGCTTGGCCTTCCACTCCAGGAGGATCTTCTCCTGGTTGGTGCCGGAGCCCACGGAGACCGTCTTGTCCGCGAGGCTCTTGTAGTCGCCGTCGAACTTCCAGGTGTTCTTCTTCAGTACCTCGAAGGCCAGGTTGTCCTGACGGTAGGAGGCGAACTCGTACTTCTTCTTGCGCTCCTCGGTGTCGGTCACGTTGGAGAAGGCCACGTCGACCTTGCCGCTGTCGACGCCGACGAAGAGGTTCTCCCAGGTGGAGTTCCTGATCTCGGGCTTGAGGCCGAGAACGGCGGCCACCAGGCGGCCGAAGTCGGGCTCGGAGCCGGTGAGCGTCTTCTGGTCGCTGCCCACGAAGTTCAGGGGCGCGGACCCCGACGGCAGGGCCCCGACGCCGATGACGAGCTTGCCGCTCCTGCGGACGGCGGCAGGCAGTTCGGCGCTGATCGACTTCACCTCGGAGACCTTCAGTTCGGTCTCCTCGGCGGCTCCGTTGGACAGCTGCCCCACGGTGACCGTTCCGGTGGTCTCGGTCCGGGCGGCCGCCTCGCTGTCGCCCCCGCAGGCGGTGAGCCCGGTGGCGAGGGTGGCGACGGCGGTCGCCGCGGTGATGCCGCGTGTCAGGCTGCGTCGGGAGATGTGGCTGGGCATGGCGTGGCTGTCCTTGTCTCGCTGTCGAGGGAAGTGAGGTGGTGCGGTGGTGCCGTGGGGGGGGCGTGGGTACGCCGCCGGGGGGCGGGTCAGAGCACCCTGGCGAGGAAGTTCCGGGTCCGTTCGTGCCGCGGCCGGTCCAGCACCTTCTCGGGCGGGCCCTGTTCGACGATCCGGCCGCCGTCGATGAAGACGACCCGGTCGGCGATCTCGCGGGCGAAACCGATCTCGTGGGTGACGATGACGAGCGTGGTGCCGCTGGTCGCCAGGTCCTTGATGACGGCCAGTACCTCGCCGACGAGTTCGGGGTCGAGCGCCGAGGTCGGTTCGTCGAAGAGGATGACCCCGGGGCGCAGGGCGAGGGCGCGGGCGATGGCGACGCGCTGCTGCTGCCCGCCGGACAGCTGGCGCGGGTAGGCGCCGGTCCGGTCGCCGAGCCCCACCCGTTCGAGGAGTTCCCGGGCGAGCTCCCGGGCTGCCGGCCTGGTCAGCCTGCCGGTGGCGGCGGGGGCCGCGGCGACGTTGTCGAGGACCGTCAGGTGCGGAAAGAGGTTGAAGTTCTGGAAGACGAAACCGATCCGGCTGCGCTGCGCCAGGATGGCGCGTTCGCCGAGCTCCTTCAGGTGCTCCCCCTGACGCTTCACGCCGATCGGCTCGCCGCCGACGCTGACGTGGCCGATCTCGGGCTTCTCCAAGTGGTTCATGACCCTGAGCAGGGTCGACTTGCCGGAGCCGGACGGGCCGAGGATCACGGTGACCTCGCCGGGGCGGATGGACAGGTCGATGCCGTCGAGGACGCGGTGGGTGCCGTACCACTTGTGGACGTCGTGCACCTCCAGCGCGGCGGGGGCGGCCTCCTCGAAGGCGGGTGCGCTCGTCATACGGCGGCCTCCCTGCGCAGCCGGGCCCGCAGGTCGGTGAGTCCGGCCAGGGCCTTCTGGACCGGGGTCGGCGGCAGGGTGCGCGTGGCACCGCGGGCGTAGTACCGCTCGACGTAGAACTGGACGACGGACACGGCGCTGGTCAGGATCAGGTACCAGACGGTGGCGACCAGCAGCAGCGGCACGATGTCGCCGGGGTAGGTGTTGCCCATCGACTGCACGGACCCGAACAGGTCGAGCAGGGACACGTAGAACACCAGGGACGTGCTCTTGACGAGGCCGATGAGCTGGTTGACGTAGTTCGGTGTGATGGACCTGAGGGCCTGCGGGAAGACGATCCTGCGGAACCGGTAGCCCCTGGGCAGTCCGAGCGCGGCGGCCGCCTCGTGCTGTCCCTGGTCGACGGAGAGCAGGCCGCCGCGTACCACCTCGGCCGCGTACGCCGCCTCGTTGAGACTGAGCCCCACGACGGCGATCGCCAGGTCGGTGGCCAGCTTCGACTCGTCGAAGGTGACGAAGGCGGGGCCGAACGGCACGCCGAGGCTCAACGTCCGGTACAGGGCGCTGAAGTTGTACAGGAAGATCAGCACCACGATCAGCGGGATCGAGCGGAACAGCCAGGTGTACGTCCAGCTGACGGCGCGCAGCACCGGGCTTCCGGACACTCTGGCGAGCGCCAGCAGGATGCCGCCGGCCAGTCCCAGTACGGCGCTGAGCGCGGCGACTTCGAGGGTGACACCGAGGCCGTCCAGCACGGTCGGGCGCAGGAACCAGTAGCGGAATCGGTCCCACTGGTAGAAGGGGTTCGTCACCAGTCCGTGCAGGATCTGCGCGACCAGCACGAGGACGATCGCGGTGAGGATCCAGCGGCCGGGGCGGCGCAGCGGCTGAACGTGCTGCGCGGTGCGTTGTTTTGACGGTGTGTCGGACGGTGGCGCCTCGGCGAGAGAGAGGGCGGCGCCTGGGGGTTCGCTCATGGCGGGCTCCGGCTGGGGGTCGGACGGCCCCGGACGGCGCGGCGGGCGGGTGTGCGGCACCACGGCACTGGGGCACGGGAGGGCACACGGGTACGCGCGGGACCGGGAACCGGGCGGGCGACGGCACACCGGACGGACGGTGTGCCCGGGGAACGCGGGGGGCCGAGAAGCGGGAGGTCAGCCCGGACAGCGGGCAGAGCCCGGTGCGGTACACAGTGCGCTGCTGACGCGGAGCAGATCGACGGCGCGGTCGGCGACCAGGAGCTGGGCGGACGGTACGCAGCCCTGGGGGCGGCTCGGGGCCGTCCTGGGGCTTGCGTACATGGCGTCACCTGTCACTGTCCGGGCCCGTGGGCCTCGCGCTTACCGAGAACGTCGTCCGGTCCGGTCGTCACCTGGGGCACCCCACCGCGGTGCGAGGGTTGCCGGTCAGCGAGCCAGGGCTTGGCGCTGACGCTCGTGACCGTTCTGAGCGGAAAGTAAGGCAGTCGGCCGCGGGAATGTCAACGGCCGTCCGCGAAGTGGACGCCGGACGCCCTTCCTCACCTGCGGGAAACGTCCGGCGCGTCGGCCGCGTGACCGGCCCAGTCCAGGATCTGGACGGCCGCCCCGGCCGCCTCCAGGCCCTGGCAACGGCCGTGGTGGCGGCGGGAGATGCCGTCGAGGTCGACGTGCCGGCCGAAGGCGTGACGGGCGGCCAGGCGGCGGGCGTAGGCCCACAGGGCGTGGTGGCCCGTGATCCGGTGGACCGCGGAGGCGTCGAGGTGGCAGCGGTGCACGGTGTCGAGCTGGACCAGGGTCACCCACAGCTCGACGTCGGCCGCGGTGAGCCGGTCGCCGACCAGGTACTCCGCGTCGAGCAGCCGCCGCTCCAGCCGGCCGAGGGTGCCGAGCAGGACCTCCAGGGCGGCGGCCCGTTCCGCCGGATCCGTTCCGGCCCGTCCGGCACTCTGGGCGGCCCCCTCGATGCCCTCGGTGCACATCCGCTCGACGGCCTCGATCACGGACTCCGTTCCGCACGGGTACAGACAGGTGCCGCCGTCGTACGCGAAGCGGTCGAGGTCGCGCAGGATGTCGCGGGCGTGGGTGCTGACGATGCGTCCGGACCAGTCGTCACTGAGCACGGGCGCGAGGGCGGGGCCGCTGTAGTGGTGGGCGCTCGCCTCGTACAGCGGCAGCAGCGCCGCGTGGCCGCCGTCGGGACGGTCGGGGACCGCGGGCAGCGGGGTGACGGGACAACTGCCGTCCAGGGCCAGGAGGCTGTGGCCGACGGCGAGGCGCAGCCCGTCGGGACAGGCGGTCGAGAGATGGAGCCGGTAGCGGTGCGGCACGGCGTAGTGGCCGCTGCGGGCGTCCCGGCCGATCCGGCCGCGGAAGGCGGGGGCGCTGCGGTGGACGTCCGGGACGGCGGCGAGCGGACTGGTGGACATGCGTCTCCCCTGGTCGTTGGGCGTGCGGAAGGGCGCACCGGCGGGCGCCTCGTGCGGTGCGGGCGAGGGGGCCCGGCTCAGTGCCGGCCGCTGATGGCGCTGCAGACGCGCAGCAGATCGATGTGCAGGCGGGAGGTGAGCAGGGGGGCGCGGAACGGCGTTCGGCCTGCTCGGCCGGTGACCGTCTCGAGGCGCGC of the Streptomyces sp. 1222.5 genome contains:
- a CDS encoding transporter substrate-binding domain-containing protein, which codes for MPSHISRRSLTRGITAATAVATLATGLTACGGDSEAAARTETTGTVTVGQLSNGAAEETELKVSEVKSISAELPAAVRRSGKLVIGVGALPSGSAPLNFVGSDQKTLTGSEPDFGRLVAAVLGLKPEIRNSTWENLFVGVDSGKVDVAFSNVTDTEERKKKYEFASYRQDNLAFEVLKKNTWKFDGDYKSLADKTVSVGSGTNQEKILLEWKAKLAKEGKKLTVKYFPDQNSINLALGSGKIDAFFGPNPSVAYRARQTADTPNPTRNAGTFSGAGETLQGLIAATAKKDSGLAEPLADAINYLIEHGQYAKWLAAYNLSNEAVAKSEVNPPGLPLDNS
- a CDS encoding amino acid ABC transporter ATP-binding protein translates to MTSAPAFEEAAPAALEVHDVHKWYGTHRVLDGIDLSIRPGEVTVILGPSGSGKSTLLRVMNHLEKPEIGHVSVGGEPIGVKRQGEHLKELGERAILAQRSRIGFVFQNFNLFPHLTVLDNVAAAPAATGRLTRPAARELARELLERVGLGDRTGAYPRQLSGGQQQRVAIARALALRPGVILFDEPTSALDPELVGEVLAVIKDLATSGTTLVIVTHEIGFAREIADRVVFIDGGRIVEQGPPEKVLDRPRHERTRNFLARVL
- a CDS encoding amino acid ABC transporter permease, producing MSEPPGAALSLAEAPPSDTPSKQRTAQHVQPLRRPGRWILTAIVLVLVAQILHGLVTNPFYQWDRFRYWFLRPTVLDGLGVTLEVAALSAVLGLAGGILLALARVSGSPVLRAVSWTYTWLFRSIPLIVVLIFLYNFSALYRTLSLGVPFGPAFVTFDESKLATDLAIAVVGLSLNEAAYAAEVVRGGLLSVDQGQHEAAAALGLPRGYRFRRIVFPQALRSITPNYVNQLIGLVKSTSLVFYVSLLDLFGSVQSMGNTYPGDIVPLLLVATVWYLILTSAVSVVQFYVERYYARGATRTLPPTPVQKALAGLTDLRARLRREAAV
- a CDS encoding glutathione S-transferase C-terminal domain-containing protein; amino-acid sequence: MSTSPLAAVPDVHRSAPAFRGRIGRDARSGHYAVPHRYRLHLSTACPDGLRLAVGHSLLALDGSCPVTPLPAVPDRPDGGHAALLPLYEASAHHYSGPALAPVLSDDWSGRIVSTHARDILRDLDRFAYDGGTCLYPCGTESVIEAVERMCTEGIEGAAQSAGRAGTDPAERAAALEVLLGTLGRLERRLLDAEYLVGDRLTAADVELWVTLVQLDTVHRCHLDASAVHRITGHHALWAYARRLAARHAFGRHVDLDGISRRHHGRCQGLEAAGAAVQILDWAGHAADAPDVSRR
- a CDS encoding putative leader peptide — its product is MARLETVTGRAGRTPFRAPLLTSRLHIDLLRVCSAISGRH